Part of the Citrus sinensis cultivar Valencia sweet orange chromosome 2, DVS_A1.0, whole genome shotgun sequence genome, TAAGGCCGGCCATTGGTTAATTTCCTCTCATTCTTCATCATACTTTATATCCACCATGAGCCTTGAGACGGCTATTCTTCTTCACCAGCATAATTTCATATGATTATAGATGgttggttttcttttatcagctttttgtacttcattttcttcctcaATTTTCTTCTGTATTTTCGGATGGAAGCACCTTTGGCCTCTCTTACAAAGCTGGGAAAATCATGACCGAACCAGTGGCGGATTCTCTCATCCGGTTCGGTACTGGATGGCGAGAACCGGGTAGAGAAGCTGTACGAAATGCCATAAATTCTTTAACtgcaacaaagtgttggctccactggtaatggagtccccttaagtgaCTTGACTGGGTTTACTCTCCAGTTCGAGTTGCAGGGAAGTCgcatttgttgggagaacctgtgcctGTCAGTTCGAGCGGATACTTCTAatctgggttgtggtacgagcttaaaggtgcctcccacagttggggctCTCCCCAGGATACCTTATggtcaaaaaccaaaaaaaaaataaattctttaactGCATCTCGATACAACAGTAAGCGTTCGGAAGTTCCTACCTTGGGAGATTGGTGGGATGTTGTAAGACAGTATAGAGACAGTTCAAATGCTCAAGTTTCTGATAAAGTAGATGTTGATGCTGAGCGTTTCTTCACAGGAGCTGAACTCAACATGACTTCAGACAAAGTAGCTCAGATTTCACAGGCAGTTTTTAACAAGACTGCTATAGAAAATTTTAGAGGGAACTTCAATTGTGCTTGAGTTTTTGAAGTGAACAAGAACTAGATTTATCATGTTTTGGTTTCTCATACTGTGAAGTTCATTGTTCAATATCTTTAAATAGCAGCTATTGCCTATTATGTTGGCTCTCCTAATGGTGATGAGAAGATTGATACCTTGATTGGAAATATGCTGGCGCAAATTGCAGAGGAGGTAACTGACAGAGATGGAAGAGGATGGATTAGTACTGATGGAAATGGATTGACAATTAGTAGTTCTTGTTTTCCTCCATTTTAAAAGCCAAGAATGGTCCTCCTCAATATGTTAATGAAGAGAGGAATATAAGTTTTAATGCAGTTGGTTTGAATGGGTATTGAGACATGCTGCCATATATTTGGGACCAGAAAACCAAGAACTGTGGCACCTGCAGAAACCTGCAGCAGCGACGCAGTTGTTCTCGAGCAGCACATAGGAGTTTTGAAGGGAGGAATTGTTGTGAATCATTCTGATGGTATGCAGCCATATGCTCCAAACCAAAAATTTCAGTGGAAAATCAACATTCCGGATGCGATGTTCATAAGCTTTAACTACCTTGCAGTTGCAGCGGGCAGCGATGACCACCTCCTAGTTTGCCACTCGCGGTGCTCTAGTATTAAATCAAATGATGGATATTGTCTCAAGGACTACAGGATGGACTCAAAAACTTCTGTTGAATTTACATGTGGCGATCATATTCCCTTTGAATCAAGAGGATGGGAGCTTACCTATACTGCAGGTAACCAAatgctttctttaattcaattaattagaCAAAACTTAAGCTACtataattacaatgaaatttgTAGGACTTTGCGATGGAAGAGAATATGTTTATGATTGTAATGGAGTAATCGGCTACAGTTCATCAATCAGATTTTCCTGCTGAGAAGGTCTTGGCTGCCAATGGATTCTCCATGGGAAATCTGGTACCGTTCCATCCTTAAATTTCAGTCACATTAACATCTCAAAAGGATCGGATTGTCTGGCTATATATGATAGCAAAAGGCAGCGGATAACCAACTTCTCTGGACTTTATTCCGGGTCTGACCTCCAGCCAATGAACCCGACTGGCGAGGTTACGATTGCGTTCACTACTCCGACGGATAAAGGAGAAGGTTGGTCTGCTAGCTTTTACATTGCTTCTCCTGTTAATCGaggtgaaaaaaattaaggttgTCATCACTATTGTTGTTTCAGCTGTTGTTGCTATAAGTGTTTCAATTGCTTTGGTTACATTAGCTATacttaaaagaagaagaatgctTAAAAGCTTTGGGGACTCAGTTGAGGGCCTAACGCTGATTAAAGGAGATAGAGCAGTTACAAGAAATGTTACTGTGGTAGCAATTAAAGCTAGGAGATATATGGCTTCTCaaacaaaattagaagaaGAAATCTTGCTCAAATCCTCTGCTCACCCAAACATTGTTACCTTACTGGGATATCCTCAAGACAGATTCCAAAGAAGATACTTGGTTTGAGACGGAACCTGAGAGAGAAAGGAGGTACGCTGGACTGGGAAAAGAGGTTGGCAATAGCATTACAAATAATATCTGCAAATCAAATGCTGCGCGTGTACTCTAAACCACCCATATATCATGGCAACATAACATCCGATTGCATTCTTCTAGATGAATTGTGCAATGCCAAGTTAGCAGGTTTTGGAGCTGCAAATTATTGCAGCAGCGGCAGTAACAGGCCAAATTGTGAGAGAACATCAGAAATGGCTGAGGATGTATGGAGTTTCGGCATACAATTATTTGAGAACTTATGAGGGGAACCTCTAGAAAACAGGCAACTACAAAAGCTTTTCAAGTCAGGACCAGATAAATGACTTCGTTGGTGGCCAGGAGTGCCTTAATCAGCGGCTGGATATAttccaaatgaaaaattcaagatCATGAGCTTGGCAAAGCTTGGTGAAATTGCAAAATGGTGCATcagttgctgcagcaatattTAAGGGAATGAAAATCATCCCAAGATAGTTGATGTTTTGTCATGTTTGAAGCAGGTGAAACAATTGTTTTCTTCTGTTTGAGTACGAAATGAAGAAGCAAAACAGTAGTAAGTAATAATACATCAAGAgatgaatgaaaataattacacAGCTTTATTTTGTTCACATTACTTCCTGTAACTGTtgtattacatatatatacatcatTGCATGCTGTTAAATAATAGTCTTCAGAAATTTTCCTTGGTAAATTTGGTAGATCTACCGAGCATTGCTCAAGGGCGAATCGTAGCAAAGAATAACATGAGACTTACAAAGTTTGTAtctaaatttcatatataaagTGAAGTATTGAATAATGCTATAAAGGATTAGTTCCTCAGTTCTATAATCTGAAATATTGTTGTAAAGATCCAGTGATGATATTAAACTTCAAAGGCTCAGCTCACCTCATCCTAGTATCCATTAGTTTGTAACTTAATAAGTGAAAACCGTATACGTTCAAATTTCAAGTACTCAATCTCCCCATAATATTGAGAAGAATGGAGCAAAATTTACCAATGAATCCCTGAGATTTCACCAGTAGATCACTGGGTTACTGTAAGAGGATTCCAagtttattcttgttttaggCTAGTCCCCATTCTTTAATATGTTGAAAACTGGAAGATGCTCATACAGATATTCTTGAAAActtaatgataaataaatatctgggtttaaatagaaaaatgaattaatgcagttttaaacaataaaattatcccATACATATATATCTGGGTTAAATGaagatatatttaaattttttgtcagaattgatgaaatttCTTACTAGTTCTAACCATTCTATTTCAAAATGCTCATTCAGAACATCTTAAGTTACATTTCACATCAAGTTGACAAGCGGAATACAACCCCTAGTTATAATCACCACAGTTAAACATCACAACATAGAATTTCACCAAATAAGAAGGTTAATTTCTATGAAATTGTATAAAGCATCCAGAAAGCCAAGATGACCACAAAAGACCAATATTCATGATATTCTACTCATACAAACAAGACTTCTGAGTCAAAGGCAAATAATTCTAAGCTGGGgagaaaaaattttttttacttgatACACCAAGCTGCTCAATATGACTTTCCACAGTGTATTAAGCTCCCAGCACCCAAGAAAAGACCAAAAATAGCAGCACTGCCAAGTGTGGTTTGTCCGATATATCTAATCTTCAGAAGTCCCGGTACCTGCATTTCCCCAGAcgcaaaaattaaataattaactaatgaACTACCCtgtcaataaaaatagtgaaaattctaattaaaaaattcttgtcAGATATCATCGGGTATTTCAACTGGTTTGGAGGTCAAAGGATCACCTTCAGTTTTCTATGCAAATAAACTAGGATGTTTACCAAAGATAAGAGAACATAGATTTCACACAGACAGTCATTCCCAAAGATGTTGCACATTGACAGTCATTCCTAATAATTgcaattttgattatttttctaccTACATTCATAGATGTCGATTCCGGTAAGATCTTCATTTTCCATGCACCATCAAACTAGCAAGACGCCCAAGATGAACTAGAGCTGACttaaatattaagaaattcGCATCTAGGTTCACCAAGCACAATTCAGCTAGTGATGCCATCCATTGGCAAATCCATCATCAAGCTGGAGGCTTTTCAGTgtacttttacttttaatgTCCTCAAGAAATATCCACTCACATTTGATAAAAAACAAACTCAACTGCAGCATCAGCTTGTGGAGACAAATTAGTAGAAAACTGACTCTCTTAAAAAGTACTACCATGGTTCTACATTGCCATATCATGCTTCACCTATTGATCATTACACTGAAAACTACTTTTCCTGGTTCTTGTCGTGTTTGCAATCAGTGTCCATAAACTAGTCACCCTAAATTTGAAGCCTTATTCAGAATCATTAACATCCACgggaaaaaaatgtatataaagataaaagatgcaatcatttcattaaaaaaacaacaacaatgaaGAAGGaatccaaaattaaaagataaaagatgtaatcatttcaataaataacaacaataatgaagAAGGAATCCAAAATTAGATGTGCATTGAAAGTTGCAAGTTGGAAGGGTATACTTGGGATTGGGGTCTAGTGGAATGGAATCATTGGCTATCAAAAATAAGTAGGCGAGTACAGTAAAACATCTCTACAGTCATAATGTTGAgaccaaataaatttaattattatgatgaGGTTATAACTTTATAAAGGTGtagttacaa contains:
- the LOC107175946 gene encoding uncharacterized protein LOC107175946; the protein is MGIETCCHIFGTRKPRTVAPAETCSSDAVVLEQHIGVLKGGIVVNHSDGMQPYAPNQKFQWKINIPDAMFISFNYLAVAAGSDDHLLVCHSRCSSIKSNDGYCLKDYRMDSKTSVEFTCGDHIPFESRGWELTYTAGLCDGREYVYDCNGVIGYSSSIRFSC
- the LOC102612241 gene encoding uncharacterized protein LOC102612241, which encodes MARETSCLARVTTGVAVGGAVGGAVGAVYGTYEAIRYKVPGLLKIRYIGQTTLGSAAIFGLFLGAGSLIHCGKSY